The DNA region tcgaggattattATAAGAAGAAAGaactattttttgtattttttttattttgaaacgtgaaaaaaatcagtgggagaaatttgctgctacggcattggcatctTACTTTGCAGTATTtgcgtgaaataaatgctaacattgcgtttttttagcttttaaccaagaatcaagactgttgtacgtccatatctataaagaattcagggatttaagcatttattcacaagaattttcaacggaagaaGCTTTGTTTTCACCAGGTGGCTGCcgcatttgcttactgactagcatcatacttcgtaatatttacgtaaaataaatgctaactgcacgtttttttgcttttaaccaagacaactgttttacgtccatagctataaataattcagggatgtaatcatttattcacaagacttttcaacGTGAAAAGCTCTTTGCCTGtggttccactcggtcagctttgaaggccacgccaacaatgcacccccccgttaatcggccccgcacccCTTGTCAATATATtgacgtgtcccgtcaatatattatgaagtctatgctttagCATAGCGAGCATTCTCTTAAACTATCAGTTGTTTACATCTCGTTGTGACGTCTTGGTgggtttatttatttgaaaataatgcatTGTTCTTACTGAGTGTGTATGATCATAAAAAGTGCTGCGTTCGTTGGTGTGGTAGCACTAGACTGAGTTAATCCTTTAAGTCTCAAGtcttcattgtaaatttgaagctgttgaagaatcgtttttttttttttaattccgttTATATGCTTTAAAAAGTGTGTCTGCTTACAAAATCGGCTCTTGATATCGGCAATCggctgaattattattattattattatatttttatattttattatatcgACATCGGTATTTGAAAATCACCGTATCGGTCGACCTGTACTACAAAGTTATATATCATATCTAGACTCTTGTAACCGCAGACCCTTGCAATGAGTATTCAAATTGTAAGAAGTAACCACTTGAAACACACTTTGTACCACAGGAGTGTGCGAGAGGTGCGTTCAGCGTTTCGACCACCACTGCGTCTGGATGAACACCTGCATTGGCGCCTACAACACACGTTATTTCCTGCTTTACTTGTTCTGCTTATGTGCCATGGCGGCCGACATCGCCTTCCTGACTGGCACCATGCTGCTTGAAGTTGTGCTGCAATCAGGGCTCTTCTGGGCCAAATACATCGATGAACACGGCCAGCAACAGCCAGCTGGTCCTCAGTTTGTCATCCAAGTAAGATACCGCACTGTAACATAAGATGCTGTCTTGTTCATGTTGGAACTTATTTTCCTTCTCGTCTTTTTTTTGTAGCATCTGTTCCTGACCTTCCCTCGAATCGTCTTCATGCTGGGATTTGTAGTCTTTATCTTCCTTCTGCTTGGCGGTTACACTCTATTCAATTTCTTCTTAGCACTCGTCAATCAGACTTCCTATGAGTGGTACAGAAGTCGATCCCACTCTTGTGAACATTGTTATCCAACTTTAAAAGCTGATGAATTGAACGGCGCGACAGCTCACTCGAAACGATTTTACTACAGTCGAGGCTTACTTAGGAATTTGggagagatttttttccctcaaagacCTGTTGGGAAAAAAGACAGATGATCGTCACTATGTTTGTCGTCCCATCAACAACTGACGGGCTAGAAAAGTCCTCTAAAGAagaacaaaaacttttttcccaaTTTATTGTTACATCACTCACATAGTAAAGAAGATCTGGACGTAGACCCGtgaagtccatatttgggcggtGTGCGGTATCTACATTGGGAGAACTTgggagtatttgatacactgccaatgggttttcccattggcagtgtatcaaatacttgctctccccactg from Corythoichthys intestinalis isolate RoL2023-P3 chromosome 21, ASM3026506v1, whole genome shotgun sequence includes:
- the zdhhc4 gene encoding palmitoyltransferase ZDHHC4; protein product: MDFLTLFAIYVAVVLTCIILICKYSGREHSPLNSLLNILSKVFAPITPKWLQQFCQRALHRLFHKRNNVLIYLQFLLVGAVYAEFTYEVLGFCKEMGSSLTSLSVPYVLLAFETLFFYLCVKRDPGTVTEKTTSSQLYMYPYDNRLFHPYTHCPTCNLIKPARSKHCRVCERCVQRFDHHCVWMNTCIGAYNTRYFLLYLFCLCAMAADIAFLTGTMLLEVVLQSGLFWAKYIDEHGQQQPAGPQFVIQHLFLTFPRIVFMLGFVVFIFLLLGGYTLFNFFLALVNQTSYEWYRSRSHSCEHCYPTLKADELNGATAHSKRFYYSRGLLRNLGEIFFPQRPVGKKDR